AAGCCCCAAAAACCTAAAGACATTTATCGTTATTAGTCAAAAAGGATTAGAAGCTGAGTTGCCGTCAGTCCATGTAGATTCCACCCCAGTTGCTATACAATTCGGCTTAGCAGGCTTAATCGTTGGCAGCGTGGTACAACATGCTATTGCATCAAGTGAAAATAATAAAAACATGAGTACAGCTGAAAAAAACTTAGAACACCTAAGCGCACATCTCAGTGGCTACGACTTCAATCAACTATATTTAAATGAGGCTCAAAAAACCATTCAATCACCTAACCTGAATCTAGAGGCCTTCCAAGTTGTTAAAAGGCTTGATGATATTTATTTACAAACAAAAACTGGTGAGGAGTTTCTGTGCATCGAAGTGAGCTTCAAAATGGGCTCAGGGTTTCGCCATGCAGTGATTCGGAGTAAAACTTCAATAACTAGAAGAGGAGAAAAGTGGAAAGATAATGTCACTTTGTACCAAAATACGTTCTCATACTTTACTAAAATGCTACCTGTAGCTGAAGCATCAGAAGCAGACATTGCGGATCAACTTGCAGAAATAAAAGCTGAATATTTTGCTTTACCAGAAAAGAAGCGTAAAACATTAATTGAGCGTAGCAACTACCTAAAGCGTACTGAAAAAGTTAAAAGATACCTTAAAACAAGGGATTACTTCGTGTCTAAAAACGCAAAAAAATGGCTTACAAACTCTCAACACGATCTAGCTCAAGAGCTTTCGCTAGGTATTGCTGAAAGTGTGAAGCTTATTAATAAAGACTTAAACGACCAAAACGATGCGTTATACTATGAAAAGTTAGCGCAAGTAACCCCTGGTTATCAGCGTAGCCACAAATCAACTATTATCAACCAAACAGATAATCGAATTATTTTACGTTCGGCGAATGGAAGTGTATCTGGGCAAGTATGCTCTTCACCTAAGACCAGCGTAGATGGGCAAGCTGTTAGGCTATGTAACTAAGAATAAAATGAGTAGGTTACGTGGTGATTCGATCAACAATGAAATCATCATGTAACTCTATATTTGTCTCTAAACACTAAAGCAGCCTTCAAATATAACCCCCTTTTCGCCAAATAAACAACTAGCGATACTTAATCCATTTTAATAACTTATCTTTTCGCAACCAGAATAAAAAGAAAACGATAAAAAAGTAAATTATAGGCTCAATAACATCGGCTTTTTGCGACCAATAAAAATGAATGCAAATTAACAGCACCGCTAAATACACAAAATTATGCAGTTGTTGCCATTTTCTGCCCATGCGTTTACGGGCAATCATCGGAGAGGTTAACGTTAACGCAAACAATATTAAAAACGCCACCATACCAACAGTAATGTAGGGACGCTCGACAATTTCGCTGATGACTAATGAAAAGTCGAGCTGCAATTCAAACAAAATATAATTAGCGAGGTGTAAACAGGCATATAAAAAAGCATATAAGCCTATTAAACGTCGGGTTTGTAATAAATACCCCATACGTAACCGTCTTGCTAACGGCGCAAGCATTAAAGTCACAATTAAACAGTTTAATGCACCAACACCAGTAAAATGAATCACGGCGTCAACGGGATCTGCCCCGAGTTGATCCTGCCAAGCTTGAAAATATAAGTAGAAAATAGGTACTAAGGCCGATACATGCATCACCCCTTTTATTAACCATACTTTTGTTTTGGTTGAAAATCCTCGGGTTTTCATCCTGTCGACGTTATCGTCTTCTACAATATTATTTTCCATACGTACCTATTCACAAACCTAGTAATACTTTGTTAAATCCATATCTTTATATAAATGCGCCACTTGCTCGGCATAGCCATTAAACAGTTGCGTAGGAATTCGATTGCGTGCAAACAAGCCACCCGTGGTAATACGTCGTTCGCTTGCTTGGCTCCATCTTGGGTGTGCAACTTTTGGATTCACATTGGCATAAAAGCCATATTCTTGCGGTGCCAGAATATTCCATGTGGTGGGCGGTTGGCGTTCAGTTAGTTGAATACTGACAATCGACTTAATACTTTTAAAACCATATTTCCAAGGTACCACCAGCCTAATTGGCGCACCGTTTTGTGGGGGTAATGTTTTGCCATACAACCCCACCGCCATTAATGATAACGGATGAAGCGCTTCATCTAACCGTAACCCTTCCACGTAGGGATAATCAATTCCTCCACCTAAAAAGCGGCTTTTTTGTCCTGGCATTTGCTCAGGATCGTACAAGGTTTGAAATGCTACATACTTTGCTTTTGAGGTTGGCTTTACATGTTTAATCAATGCCGCGAGCGAAAAGCCAACCCAAGGGATCACCATAGACCATGCTTCAACGCATCGTAATCGATAAATACGCTCTTCAAGGGGAAATTTTTTAATTAAGTCGTCATAATCTAGCGTAATTGGTTTTTCAACTTCCCCACCAATTTTTAATTGCCACGGATT
This is a stretch of genomic DNA from Flocculibacter collagenilyticus. It encodes these proteins:
- the msrQ gene encoding protein-methionine-sulfoxide reductase heme-binding subunit MsrQ, whose protein sequence is MENNIVEDDNVDRMKTRGFSTKTKVWLIKGVMHVSALVPIFYLYFQAWQDQLGADPVDAVIHFTGVGALNCLIVTLMLAPLARRLRMGYLLQTRRLIGLYAFLYACLHLANYILFELQLDFSLVISEIVERPYITVGMVAFLILFALTLTSPMIARKRMGRKWQQLHNFVYLAVLLICIHFYWSQKADVIEPIIYFFIVFFLFWLRKDKLLKWIKYR
- the msrP gene encoding protein-methionine-sulfoxide reductase catalytic subunit MsrP, translating into MAKNQEKAQAFYIRDSAIEQLPESQVTDESVYLQRRTLLKRLGYLGAGALLSQHALSSSAHADVLGFFSNDDDKKSGFKRSPLTFSQPKAFDKTQAGEQLVLTPEKKVTTYNNFYEFGAKKDQPAEYAQDFKVNPWQLKIGGEVEKPITLDYDDLIKKFPLEERIYRLRCVEAWSMVIPWVGFSLAALIKHVKPTSKAKYVAFQTLYDPEQMPGQKSRFLGGGIDYPYVEGLRLDEALHPLSLMAVGLYGKTLPPQNGAPIRLVVPWKYGFKSIKSIVSIQLTERQPPTTWNILAPQEYGFYANVNPKVAHPRWSQASERRITTGGLFARNRIPTQLFNGYAEQVAHLYKDMDLTKYY